One genomic region from Conexibacter woesei DSM 14684 encodes:
- a CDS encoding ZIP family metal transporter translates to MATGASTEPPPRETRRRAPTWLLAGGALAIVVAALLTLALVGGDTLPERTGPPVEELAVERTQLRPGTIELTVRNVGPDAVSVAQAFVNDAYVDVRSGAASVGRLARTTLVLDYPWQEGQPYLVSLLTSTGAVIEHEIPVAVETPAADGDFFALMVLLGTYVGVIPIVLGMLFLPALQRASGRWIRALLALTVGLLAFLALDGTLEGLDLAAGSSGAFGGAELVFLGIALAYLALAALDSWLGARVARATGAHAGESGGALDGATAPSPTRLALMIAIGIGLHNLGEGLAIGSAYAVGELALGAFLVVGFALHNTTEGIAIVAPLANQPARPLRLLGLGLVAGAPAIVGALIGASVDNAELSAFLLGVGVGAIVRVIVQIAPSLRDRAGRLLDPTTVGGIAAGALALYLTGLLVSV, encoded by the coding sequence ATGGCGACCGGCGCCAGCACCGAGCCACCCCCGCGCGAGACCCGCCGCCGCGCGCCGACGTGGCTGCTCGCGGGCGGTGCGCTCGCGATCGTCGTCGCGGCGCTGCTGACGCTCGCGCTCGTCGGCGGCGACACGCTGCCCGAGCGGACCGGCCCGCCCGTCGAGGAGCTGGCGGTCGAGCGCACGCAGCTGCGCCCCGGGACGATCGAGCTGACCGTCCGCAACGTCGGCCCCGACGCCGTCAGCGTGGCGCAGGCGTTCGTCAACGACGCCTACGTCGACGTCCGCTCCGGCGCGGCGTCGGTCGGCCGCCTCGCGCGCACGACGCTCGTGCTCGACTACCCGTGGCAGGAGGGCCAGCCGTACCTCGTCTCACTGCTGACCTCGACCGGCGCCGTGATCGAGCACGAGATCCCGGTCGCCGTCGAGACGCCCGCCGCCGACGGCGACTTCTTCGCGCTGATGGTGCTGCTCGGCACCTACGTCGGCGTCATCCCGATCGTGCTCGGGATGCTCTTCCTGCCCGCGCTGCAGCGTGCGTCCGGCCGCTGGATCCGCGCGCTGCTCGCGCTCACCGTCGGGCTGCTCGCGTTCCTCGCGCTCGACGGGACGCTCGAAGGGCTCGACCTCGCCGCCGGCTCCTCCGGCGCCTTCGGCGGCGCGGAGCTGGTCTTCCTCGGGATCGCGCTCGCCTACCTCGCGCTCGCCGCGCTCGACAGCTGGCTGGGCGCGCGCGTCGCGCGCGCCACGGGCGCGCACGCGGGCGAAAGTGGCGGCGCACTCGACGGCGCGACCGCGCCCAGCCCGACCCGCCTCGCGCTGATGATCGCGATCGGGATCGGGCTGCACAACCTCGGCGAAGGGCTCGCGATCGGCTCCGCCTACGCCGTCGGCGAGCTGGCGCTCGGCGCCTTCCTCGTCGTCGGCTTCGCGCTCCACAACACGACCGAGGGGATCGCGATCGTCGCGCCGCTGGCGAACCAGCCGGCGCGGCCGCTGCGACTGCTCGGCCTCGGCCTCGTCGCCGGCGCGCCCGCGATCGTGGGCGCGCTGATCGGCGCCTCGGTCGACAACGCCGAGCTGTCCGCGTTCCTGCTCGGCGTCGGCGTCGGCGCGATCGTGCGCGTGATCGTCCAGATCGCACCGTCGCTGCGCGACCGCGCCGGCCGTCTGCTCGACCCGACGACCGTCGGCGGGATCGCCGCCGGGGCGCTCGCGCTCTACCTCACCGGCCTGCTCGTCAGCGTCTGA
- the speB gene encoding agmatinase, translated as MFSERKPHYGPPDASLAPRYTGIRTFARCPHATDWANADVAVLGVPFDTATSYRPGARFGPAAIRDQSQLIRPWHAALEVDVFATLSVLDGGDLTVTPGNAARTAEQIHAGLRPVLEAGATPLVLGGDHSIVLGELRAQAERHGPVGVVLLDAHADTWDEYYGERYFHGTPFRRALEEGLIDPRRSLLAGMRGPLYAASDLDTPREWGFEIVTCDELRTLTPAEYGRRVRERIGDGPTFLSFDIDVLDPAFAPGTGTPEIAGLLPHEAVAFLRALAGIRFTGFDVVEVSPQFDGPGQVTALHAASIGFELLALCAVAHAGRA; from the coding sequence GTGTTCAGTGAGAGAAAACCCCACTACGGTCCACCGGACGCCTCCCTGGCGCCCCGCTACACCGGCATCCGCACCTTCGCCCGCTGCCCCCACGCGACCGACTGGGCCAACGCCGACGTCGCCGTGCTCGGGGTGCCGTTCGACACCGCAACGAGCTACCGGCCCGGCGCCCGCTTCGGCCCGGCCGCGATCCGCGACCAGAGCCAGCTGATCCGCCCGTGGCACGCGGCGCTGGAGGTCGACGTGTTCGCGACGCTGTCGGTGCTCGACGGCGGCGACCTGACCGTCACGCCCGGCAACGCCGCGCGCACCGCCGAGCAGATCCACGCCGGTCTGAGACCGGTGCTGGAGGCCGGCGCGACGCCGCTCGTGCTCGGCGGCGACCACTCGATCGTGCTCGGCGAGCTGCGCGCGCAGGCCGAGCGCCACGGGCCCGTCGGCGTCGTGCTGCTCGACGCGCACGCCGACACGTGGGACGAGTACTACGGCGAGCGCTACTTCCACGGGACGCCGTTCCGTCGCGCGCTGGAGGAGGGGCTGATCGACCCGCGCCGCTCGCTGCTGGCCGGCATGCGCGGCCCGCTGTACGCCGCCTCCGACCTCGACACTCCGCGCGAATGGGGCTTCGAGATCGTCACCTGCGACGAGCTGCGGACGCTGACGCCGGCAGAGTACGGCCGCCGTGTGCGGGAGCGGATCGGCGACGGCCCGACGTTCCTGTCGTTCGACATCGACGTGCTCGACCCCGCCTTCGCGCCCGGCACCGGCACGCCGGAGATCGCCGGGCTGCTGCCGCACGAGGCGGTCGCCTTCCTGCGCGCGCTCGCGGGGATCCGTTTCACCGGCTTCGACGTCGTCGAGGTCTCCCCGCAGTTCGACGGGCCGGGTCAGGTCACCGCGCTGCACGCCGCCTCGATCGGCTTCGAGCTGCTGGCGCTGTGCGCCGTCGCGCACGCCGGCCGGGCCTGA
- a CDS encoding helix-turn-helix domain-containing protein, giving the protein MTPEQIGERLRAARQRQELTLSALAERVELTKGFLSQVERGLTSPSVGSLLRLCEVLDLPVGELFDANPAPLVRAAERSPISFGGAGVDEFQLTPAGERRLVVIQSDIAPGGGSGEDAYRLGSDAEFVHVLLGTLDLEVAGDAYRLAAGDSLTFDAGAEHRWRNPSPSWPARVLWVIAPALG; this is encoded by the coding sequence ATGACCCCGGAGCAGATCGGCGAGCGGCTGCGCGCGGCGCGTCAGCGTCAGGAGCTGACGCTGTCGGCGCTGGCGGAGCGCGTCGAGCTGACGAAGGGGTTCCTGTCGCAGGTCGAGCGCGGCCTGACGTCGCCGTCGGTCGGCTCGCTGCTGCGGCTCTGCGAGGTGCTCGACCTGCCCGTCGGCGAGCTGTTCGACGCGAACCCCGCGCCGCTCGTGCGCGCGGCCGAGCGCAGCCCGATCAGCTTCGGCGGCGCGGGCGTCGACGAGTTCCAGCTCACCCCGGCCGGCGAGCGGCGCCTCGTCGTGATCCAGTCGGACATCGCGCCGGGCGGCGGCAGCGGGGAGGACGCCTACCGGCTCGGCAGCGATGCCGAGTTCGTGCACGTGCTGCTCGGCACGCTCGACCTCGAGGTCGCGGGCGACGCCTACCGGCTCGCCGCGGGCGACTCGCTGACGTTCGACGCCGGCGCCGAGCACCGCTGGCGCAACCCGTCGCCGAGCTGGCCGGCACGGGTGCTGTGGGTGATCGCACCAGCGCTCGGCTGA
- a CDS encoding oxidoreductase, whose product MDLELADRVAVVTGASRGIGLATVRAFADEGAHVVAGARTIGSLEGIDGVTAVALDLVAPDGPAQLVERAIRAHGRVDVLVNNVGGVRLRLDGFLGTPDEEFAWALEMNFFAALRATRAVLPHMLDGGGGAIVNTASVNAFFQPDAGTIDYGAAKAALVNLSKSLAQEFGPRGVRVNCVSPGPVGTDLWLGEHGVAETVAQATGVDAATARERVVASIGGFATGRFTTPEEVAALIVLLASDRLGNVTGANYVIDGGLIKTT is encoded by the coding sequence ATGGACCTCGAACTGGCGGACAGGGTGGCGGTCGTGACCGGTGCCAGCAGGGGCATCGGGCTGGCGACGGTGCGAGCGTTCGCCGACGAGGGGGCGCACGTCGTCGCCGGCGCCCGCACGATCGGCAGCCTGGAGGGGATCGACGGCGTGACCGCGGTCGCGCTCGACCTCGTCGCGCCGGACGGTCCCGCGCAGCTCGTCGAGCGGGCGATCAGGGCCCACGGCCGCGTCGACGTGCTCGTCAACAACGTCGGCGGCGTGCGCCTGCGGCTCGACGGCTTCCTCGGCACGCCCGACGAGGAGTTCGCGTGGGCGCTGGAGATGAACTTCTTCGCCGCGCTGCGGGCGACGCGCGCGGTGCTGCCGCACATGCTCGACGGCGGCGGCGGTGCGATCGTCAACACCGCGTCGGTCAACGCCTTCTTTCAGCCCGACGCCGGCACGATCGACTACGGCGCCGCGAAGGCCGCGCTCGTCAACCTCAGCAAGTCGCTGGCGCAGGAGTTCGGGCCGCGCGGCGTGCGCGTCAACTGCGTCTCGCCGGGGCCGGTCGGCACCGACCTGTGGCTCGGCGAGCACGGCGTCGCGGAGACGGTCGCGCAGGCGACCGGCGTCGACGCCGCGACCGCGCGCGAACGCGTCGTCGCGAGCATCGGCGGCTTCGCGACCGGCCGCTTCACGACGCCGGAGGAGGTCGCCGCGCTGATCGTGCTGCTCGCCTCCGACCGCCTCGGCAACGTCACCGGCGCCAACTACGTGATCGACGGCGGGCTGATCAAGACGACGTAG
- a CDS encoding HD-GYP domain-containing protein: protein MRLVSSRHLQAGTVVARDVRVGPVGTAPLLLQGATLTASACARLVSLGVAAVWVDDELGDGIEPLEALTEETREAAERDVMATLDSARDALASGQHLPGPDVERLRDVAGAIAQEISALPEAVFALSEMRNADAYTHEHSVRVTTLGLLIAARHWQRHGWTDHRGEQRFDGIPQRMTQLGFGLLVHDIGKLAIPREVLDKPGKLDAAEWELVRQHPELGAAMLSHTTTSMLAISVVRFHHERWDGAGYPRGLAGTGIAELARIAAVADVYDAVRSERPYKPAQPPRVGVEVVLDGAGTAFDPVVVETFRALVMPYPVGHEIVLADGREAVVASVDPDRPYAPRVRVRGADGSNWEGEVDLAPERLAR from the coding sequence GTGCGCCTCGTCTCGTCCCGACACCTGCAGGCCGGCACGGTCGTCGCGCGGGACGTGCGCGTCGGTCCGGTCGGCACCGCGCCGCTGCTGCTGCAGGGCGCGACGCTGACCGCGTCGGCCTGCGCGCGGCTGGTCTCGCTCGGGGTCGCGGCGGTCTGGGTCGACGACGAGCTGGGCGACGGGATCGAGCCGCTGGAGGCGCTGACGGAGGAGACGCGCGAGGCGGCCGAGCGCGACGTGATGGCGACGCTCGACAGCGCGCGCGACGCGCTCGCCTCCGGTCAGCACCTGCCCGGCCCCGACGTCGAACGGCTGCGCGACGTCGCCGGCGCGATCGCGCAGGAGATCTCCGCGCTGCCGGAGGCCGTCTTCGCGCTGTCGGAGATGCGCAACGCGGACGCGTACACGCACGAGCACTCGGTCCGCGTCACGACGCTCGGCCTGCTGATAGCCGCGCGCCACTGGCAGCGCCACGGCTGGACCGACCACCGCGGCGAGCAGCGCTTCGACGGCATCCCGCAGCGGATGACGCAGCTCGGCTTCGGGCTGCTCGTGCACGACATCGGCAAGCTGGCGATCCCGCGCGAGGTGCTCGACAAGCCCGGCAAGCTCGACGCGGCGGAGTGGGAGCTGGTGCGCCAGCACCCCGAGCTGGGCGCCGCGATGCTGAGCCACACGACGACGTCGATGCTCGCGATCTCGGTCGTCCGCTTCCACCACGAGCGCTGGGACGGCGCCGGCTACCCGCGCGGCCTCGCCGGCACCGGGATCGCCGAGCTGGCGCGGATCGCCGCGGTCGCCGACGTCTACGACGCGGTCCGCTCCGAGCGCCCGTACAAGCCGGCGCAGCCGCCGCGCGTCGGCGTCGAGGTCGTGCTCGACGGCGCCGGCACGGCGTTCGACCCCGTCGTCGTCGAGACCTTCCGCGCGCTGGTGATGCCGTACCCGGTCGGCCACGAGATCGTGCTCGCCGACGGCCGCGAGGCCGTCGTCGCGAGCGTCGACCCGGACCGCCCGTACGCACCGCGCGTGCGCGTGCGCGGCGCCGACGGCTCCAACTGGGAGGGCGAGGTCGACCTCGCGCCGGAACGTTTGGCGAGGTGA
- a CDS encoding multicopper oxidase domain-containing protein, with translation MTKMSRRQFFCSTAVAASTGGLLGGRELAQAQTHDAHGGGGAGGGAAGAAAGGAAVHGGGVNGPTFRRGSVVDHVANGFDPTDVLRDFDWGRTRRLASGRVLREWEVFAGDKEIEVAPGVTFPAWVFNGRVPGPTLRCREGELLRVRFVNGSRHPHTMHFHGVHPSAMDGVPGQGAGVIPSGGSTTYEFEAEPFGLHLYHCHVSPLAEHIARGLYGTFIVDPRDGRPDADELVMVQHGYNTTFDGEGNQLYAVNGIPFHYMHEPVRVRRGELIRIYLVNALEYDPINTFHLHGNFFHYFPTGTSLQPIEFTDTVMQAQAQRGICELRFPNAGAFMFHAHKTEFAELGWMGMFEVS, from the coding sequence ATGACGAAGATGTCGCGACGGCAGTTCTTCTGCAGCACCGCGGTGGCCGCGAGCACCGGCGGGCTGCTCGGCGGGCGCGAGCTGGCCCAGGCGCAGACCCACGACGCCCACGGCGGCGGCGGCGCGGGAGGCGGCGCGGCAGGCGCGGCGGCGGGCGGCGCGGCCGTCCACGGCGGCGGCGTCAACGGGCCGACCTTCCGCAGAGGCTCCGTCGTCGACCACGTCGCCAACGGCTTCGACCCGACCGACGTGCTGCGCGACTTCGACTGGGGCAGAACGCGGCGGCTGGCGAGCGGGCGCGTGCTGCGCGAGTGGGAGGTGTTCGCCGGCGACAAGGAGATCGAGGTCGCCCCCGGCGTGACGTTCCCGGCGTGGGTCTTCAACGGCCGCGTCCCAGGGCCGACGCTGCGCTGCCGCGAGGGCGAGCTGCTGCGCGTGCGCTTCGTCAACGGCTCGCGCCACCCGCACACGATGCACTTCCACGGCGTCCACCCGTCCGCGATGGACGGCGTCCCGGGCCAGGGCGCGGGGGTGATCCCCTCCGGCGGCTCGACCACCTACGAGTTCGAGGCCGAGCCGTTCGGCCTGCACCTCTACCACTGCCACGTCAGCCCGCTCGCCGAGCACATCGCGCGCGGGCTCTACGGCACCTTCATCGTCGACCCGAGAGACGGGCGCCCGGACGCCGACGAGCTGGTGATGGTGCAGCACGGCTACAACACGACGTTCGACGGCGAGGGCAACCAGCTCTACGCCGTCAACGGGATCCCCTTTCACTACATGCACGAGCCGGTCCGCGTCAGACGCGGCGAGCTGATCCGCATCTACCTCGTCAACGCGCTCGAGTACGACCCGATCAACACGTTCCACCTGCACGGCAACTTCTTCCACTACTTCCCGACCGGGACGAGCCTCCAGCCGATCGAGTTCACCGACACGGTGATGCAGGCGCAGGCGCAGCGCGGGATCTGCGAGCTGCGCTTCCCGAACGCCGGCGCGTTCATGTTCCACGCGCACAAGACCGAGTTCGCCGAGCTCGGGTGGATGGGGATGTTCGAGGTCTCGTGA
- a CDS encoding DUF6603 domain-containing protein, giving the protein MSLADLQAVLQRQVDASRRIVVSAQTLADARLRPRDGLDAILTRALVTAAPPEIAFSGTVPPPGVTTLALTGAGDFAGVRGASVAVTFTEQADGEVDARLVVALGASWRFGTFFRLLAGRMLEAMPLAGAAYAVTSALRDAFPWKGGSVPLDRGAAVAGTVTLDGPLGIVAGLLQGASSNARADLIGPVDPSALDRPDDGTPLLRLDAELAFGVAIPHFTLSRPRVTLDTVVEEGFDPYPQLAFATTLSIDGRPYGDFVSSIPVEQDPSVSLAWVPDRGAPLSPATIVRLLCGADFVNAIPPPLMSVFSAVTLQGLFADVEVGRTLSLTSVGATIGSSGPFGWADLSLESLTMGVSVLDPLGDALMLYTFTGVVRFFPRVFEGEFSVAVDYAPADRSLDVAAGFNGTVSFNRVVSGLSNGRLELPREWLSLDFEDFGVAFVKTGAERVEYSLYGAARAGFPLPFLATHVDSTFQGTVDSATQTYKLVGGLRVANSFFGGEANIVRGDVTLLAEWRALQEDYLNLRDAIVALALPAPDIPRAFDLGLASARLTYAVQQSVLALEASSVNYGDALFVALKSGELWRYLGGVQVNRRLDLANLPLIDHILPSDTTLAVEGIQALMYTALDEAAQRSIARYVQGPYKPEVPLADSLGARLALTLDVAGSRLPFALSVGGRRPSGQLATPGLLAVAGNGAGAEPSDGTVWFNIQQAFGPVSFDKVGVRYADGVLWFLMNASVSGGGLTIAVFGLGMGSPLTDFRPEFTIRGLGLTFERDPVAISGALVGSLRPLDFAGLLSLKVREIQVGAIGAYSEVENHPSFFLYAVLNAPLGGPPAFFVTGLAAGFGFNRRLVLPTVDKVDRFPFVQWAVGAGNPPSSNPRDIGAEVTRVVGELSSGGFVAPSLGQNWLALGVRFRSFELLDTFALLTLAFGTEVEIALLGLSTVQLPPRPLPPVAQAQLALIASFSPRSGLLAVSGQLTSKSWVLSERARLTGGFAFWTWFSGDHEGDFVVTLGGYSPRYQPPAHYPQVPRLGLDWKVTDELQITGNLYFALTSSAVMAGGGMSAVWQSGSVRAWFVVQADFLLVFQPFHYYISAGVQLGCSVRVNLLFTHVTISAHLGVGLEIWGPEFAGKAIVDLSIVSFTIRFGAGDKDTSTRIEWDQFVERLLPDTGARPRARAVGELEAVRAPPAIVQIQVADGLLQQLGEREGELNWVVNGAKLKLTTQTAIPAKRLEYSANIAAPPGLATTPNTNFGIGPTATASDRFASTHAVTIESDEDARFAATPLLRNIPKALWERRRFDRNGVPLDVDPVRGTTIDDVAVGCTLTGVGPDPEHTLPIPLRYLDYTTAPQVEPLVFSNPSAPSGDPFRDETVWGTVDVAPARANRPLLAAAAAAAGMEVPSALDVRELTSRTTAGLQASPRLRLLGEQR; this is encoded by the coding sequence ATGAGCCTCGCCGACCTGCAGGCGGTGCTCCAGCGCCAGGTCGACGCGAGCAGAAGGATCGTCGTCTCGGCGCAGACGCTCGCGGACGCGAGACTGCGACCGCGCGACGGGCTCGACGCGATCCTCACGAGAGCGCTCGTGACGGCCGCGCCGCCCGAGATCGCGTTCAGCGGCACCGTCCCGCCGCCCGGCGTGACGACGCTCGCACTGACCGGCGCCGGCGACTTCGCCGGCGTCAGAGGCGCGTCGGTCGCGGTCACGTTCACCGAGCAGGCCGACGGCGAGGTCGACGCGCGGCTCGTCGTGGCGCTCGGCGCGAGCTGGAGATTCGGCACCTTCTTCAGACTGCTCGCGGGCAGAATGCTGGAGGCGATGCCGCTCGCCGGCGCCGCCTACGCCGTCACGAGCGCCCTCAGAGACGCGTTCCCATGGAAGGGCGGCAGCGTCCCGCTCGATCGCGGCGCCGCGGTCGCCGGCACGGTCACGCTCGACGGCCCGCTCGGGATCGTCGCCGGGCTGCTGCAGGGCGCCTCCTCCAACGCGAGAGCCGACCTGATCGGCCCGGTCGACCCGTCCGCGCTCGACAGACCCGACGACGGCACGCCGCTGCTGCGGCTCGACGCCGAGCTGGCGTTCGGCGTCGCGATCCCCCACTTCACGCTGTCGAGACCGCGCGTCACGCTCGACACGGTCGTCGAGGAGGGGTTCGACCCCTACCCGCAGCTCGCGTTCGCGACGACGCTGTCGATCGACGGCAGACCGTACGGTGACTTCGTCTCCTCGATCCCGGTCGAGCAGGATCCCAGCGTCAGCCTCGCCTGGGTGCCGGACAGAGGCGCGCCGCTCTCCCCCGCGACGATCGTGAGACTGCTGTGCGGCGCGGACTTCGTGAACGCGATCCCGCCGCCGCTGATGTCCGTCTTCAGCGCGGTCACGCTGCAGGGGCTGTTCGCCGACGTCGAGGTCGGCAGAACGCTCTCGCTCACGAGTGTCGGCGCGACGATCGGCTCCTCCGGCCCGTTCGGCTGGGCCGACCTCAGCCTCGAGTCGCTGACGATGGGCGTCTCGGTGCTCGACCCGCTCGGCGACGCGCTGATGCTCTACACGTTCACGGGCGTCGTCAGATTCTTCCCGAGAGTGTTCGAAGGCGAGTTCTCGGTCGCCGTCGACTACGCGCCGGCGGACAGATCGCTCGACGTCGCCGCCGGCTTCAACGGCACCGTCAGCTTCAACAGAGTCGTCTCCGGCCTCTCGAACGGACGGCTCGAGCTGCCGCGAGAGTGGCTGTCGCTCGACTTCGAGGACTTCGGCGTCGCGTTCGTCAAGACCGGTGCCGAGAGAGTCGAATACTCGCTGTACGGCGCCGCCAGAGCCGGTTTCCCGCTGCCGTTCCTCGCCACGCACGTCGACAGCACGTTCCAGGGAACGGTCGACTCCGCGACGCAGACGTACAAGCTCGTCGGCGGGCTCAGAGTCGCGAACTCGTTCTTCGGCGGCGAGGCGAACATCGTCAGAGGCGACGTGACGCTGCTGGCGGAGTGGCGCGCGCTGCAGGAGGACTACCTCAACCTCAGAGACGCGATCGTCGCGCTCGCGCTGCCGGCGCCGGACATACCGAGAGCGTTCGACCTCGGGCTCGCCTCCGCGAGACTGACCTACGCCGTCCAGCAGAGCGTGCTCGCGCTGGAGGCCAGCTCGGTCAACTACGGCGACGCGCTGTTCGTCGCGCTCAAGAGCGGCGAGCTGTGGCGCTACCTCGGCGGCGTCCAGGTCAACCGCAGACTCGACCTCGCGAACCTGCCGCTGATCGACCACATCCTGCCGTCGGACACGACGCTCGCGGTCGAGGGGATCCAGGCGCTGATGTACACCGCGCTCGACGAAGCGGCGCAGAGATCGATCGCCAGATACGTGCAGGGCCCGTACAAGCCGGAGGTCCCGCTCGCGGACAGCCTCGGAGCGCGGCTGGCGCTGACGCTCGACGTCGCCGGCAGCAGACTGCCGTTCGCGCTCTCGGTCGGCGGCAGAAGACCGAGCGGTCAGCTCGCGACCCCCGGCCTGCTCGCCGTCGCCGGCAACGGCGCCGGTGCCGAGCCGTCCGACGGGACCGTCTGGTTCAACATCCAGCAGGCGTTCGGGCCGGTCTCGTTCGACAAGGTCGGCGTCCGCTACGCCGACGGCGTGCTGTGGTTCCTGATGAACGCGTCGGTCTCCGGCGGCGGCCTGACGATCGCCGTCTTCGGGCTCGGGATGGGCTCGCCGCTGACCGACTTCAGACCCGAGTTCACGATCAGAGGGCTCGGGCTGACGTTCGAGCGCGACCCGGTCGCGATCAGCGGCGCGCTCGTCGGGTCGCTCAGACCGCTCGACTTCGCCGGCCTGCTGTCGCTCAAGGTCAGAGAGATCCAGGTCGGCGCGATCGGCGCCTACAGCGAGGTCGAGAACCACCCGTCGTTCTTCCTCTACGCGGTCCTCAACGCGCCGCTCGGCGGCCCGCCCGCGTTCTTCGTCACCGGCCTCGCGGCCGGCTTCGGATTCAACCGCCGGCTCGTGCTGCCGACCGTCGACAAGGTCGACAGATTCCCGTTCGTGCAGTGGGCCGTCGGCGCCGGCAACCCGCCGTCGTCGAACCCGAGAGACATCGGCGCCGAGGTCACGAGAGTCGTCGGCGAGCTGTCCAGCGGCGGCTTCGTCGCGCCGTCGCTGGGCCAGAACTGGCTCGCGCTCGGCGTCCGCTTCAGATCGTTCGAGCTGCTCGACACGTTCGCGCTGCTGACGCTCGCGTTCGGGACCGAGGTCGAGATAGCGCTGCTCGGCCTCTCGACCGTGCAGCTGCCGCCGAGACCGCTGCCGCCGGTCGCACAGGCGCAGCTGGCGCTGATCGCCTCGTTCTCGCCCAGAAGCGGGCTGCTCGCGGTCAGCGGGCAGCTGACGTCGAAGTCGTGGGTGCTGTCCGAGAGAGCGCGGCTGACCGGCGGCTTCGCCTTCTGGACGTGGTTCTCGGGCGACCACGAGGGCGACTTCGTCGTCACGCTCGGCGGCTACTCGCCGAGATACCAGCCGCCGGCGCACTATCCGCAGGTGCCGCGCCTCGGGCTCGACTGGAAGGTCACCGACGAGCTGCAGATCACCGGCAACCTCTACTTCGCGCTGACGTCGAGCGCGGTGATGGCGGGCGGCGGCATGAGCGCCGTCTGGCAGAGCGGATCGGTGCGCGCCTGGTTCGTCGTGCAGGCCGACTTCCTGCTCGTCTTCCAGCCGTTCCACTACTACATCTCCGCGGGCGTCCAGCTCGGCTGCTCGGTGCGCGTCAACCTGCTCTTCACGCACGTCACGATCAGCGCCCACCTCGGCGTCGGGCTCGAGATCTGGGGGCCGGAGTTCGCCGGCAAGGCGATAGTCGACCTCTCGATCGTCTCGTTCACGATCCGCTTCGGCGCCGGCGACAAGGACACGAGCACGAGAATCGAGTGGGACCAGTTCGTCGAGCGGCTGCTGCCCGACACCGGCGCGAGACCGAGAGCGAGAGCGGTCGGCGAGCTGGAGGCCGTCAGAGCGCCGCCCGCGATCGTGCAGATCCAGGTCGCCGACGGCCTGCTGCAGCAGCTCGGCGAGAGAGAGGGCGAGCTGAACTGGGTCGTCAACGGCGCGAAGCTGAAGCTCACGACGCAGACGGCGATCCCGGCCAAGAGACTCGAGTACAGCGCGAACATCGCCGCCCCGCCCGGCCTCGCGACGACGCCGAACACGAACTTCGGGATCGGCCCGACCGCCACCGCCAGCGACAGATTCGCCTCCACCCACGCTGTCACGATCGAAAGCGACGAGGACGCGCGCTTCGCCGCGACGCCGCTGCTGCGCAACATCCCGAAGGCGCTGTGGGAGAGACGCAGATTCGACCGCAACGGCGTGCCGCTCGACGTCGACCCGGTGAGAGGGACGACGATCGACGACGTCGCGGTCGGCTGCACGCTCACCGGCGTCGGCCCCGACCCCGAGCACACGCTGCCGATCCCGCTCAGATACCTCGACTACACGACCGCGCCGCAGGTCGAGCCGCTCGTCTTCAGCAACCCGAGCGCGCCGTCCGGCGATCCGTTCAGAGACGAGACGGTCTGGGGCACGGTCGACGTCGCGCCCGCGCGCGCCAACCGCCCGCTGCTCGCGGCCGCCGCGGCCGCCGCCGGGATGGAGGTGCCGAGCGCGCTCGACGTGCGCGAGCTGACCAGCCGCACGACCGCCGGCTTGCAGGCGTCGCCGCGGCTGCGCCTGCTGGGAGAGCAGCGATGA